The Nostoc sp. PCC 7524 nucleotide sequence TGAGTGGAAAAATTGTTTTGACATAACCCCATCGTCAATACTAAATAGCTTATATACTGAGTGTGCCAAAGGAGTTAAGCTTCTTTGGCACTACTTTTTTTGTGAAGTAGGAGTGTCAGGGTGTAGGGGGAGATGAGAAGAAGCAGGGGAGCAGGGAGCAAGGAGAAATGGGGAAATTCCTCCCCCCAATCCCCAATCCCCAATCCCCAATCCCCAATCCCCAATCCCCAGTCCCCAGTCCCCAGTCCCTAATTATGTTTGCTACCTTAACCCAATTAACTGAAGCACTTCTAGCCCAACCTGTAAATTTAAGTGCAGCTGATTTAGCACAAGCTAGCACTGGTATACAAACAGATACTCGACTGATTAAACCCGGTGAAGTTTTTGTGGCTTTGCGAGGGGAAAAATTTGATGGACACGAGTTTGTAGCAACTGCGATCGCTCAGGGTGCAATAGCCGCTATTGTTGATTTTAACTATGAAAATTCGACACTGCCTGTATTAAAAGTCAACAATACCCTAGAGGCATATCAAAAAATTGGCAGATGGTGGCGCGATCGCTTCCACATCCCAGTCATTGGGGTGACGGGTTCTGTCGGTAAAACCACCACCAAGGAACTGATTGCCGCCGTTTTGGGTACACAGGGTAAAGTTCACAAAACCTTTGGCAATTTCAATAACGAAATTGGTGTACCGAAAACTCTCCTCCAACTAAATGCAGAACACGACTATGCCGTGATTGAAATGGCGATGCGGGGAAGGGGACAAATTGCCGAACTCACACAAATAGCACATCCGACAATTGGCGTGATTACCAATGTGGGGACAGCACATATTGAGTTACTGGGTTCAGAAGAGGCGATCGCTGAGGCAAAATGTGAGTTATTAGCCGAAATGCCTCAAAATAGCGTGGCTATTCTCAATCATGACAATCCCCTATTACTCACTACGGCGAAAAAATTTTGGCAGAGGGAAGTTTTGACTTATGGTTTTTCTGGCGGTGATATTCAAGGAATACTCATTGATAACGACACTATAGAAGTAGCAGGAATCCAGCTACCCTTACCCTTACCTGGCCGTCACAACGCTACCAACTTTTTAGCAGCTTTAGCAGTAGCGAAAGTTTTAGGAATTGATTGGACAAGCCTCAGAGATGGTGTAACAGTGAATATGCCTACAGGCAGATCCCAACGTTTTAATTTACCCAACGACGTTGTAATCTTAGATGAAACCTATAATGCCGCACCGGAAGCTATGCTAGCCGCCTTACAGTTACTAGCAGACACACCAGGAAAGCGAAAGATTGCCGTATTGGGAGCAATGAAAGAATTAGGAGAGCGATCGCCGCAACTACATCAGCGCGTCGGTGAAACAGT carries:
- a CDS encoding UDP-N-acetylmuramoyl-tripeptide--D-alanyl-D-alanine ligase; the encoded protein is MFATLTQLTEALLAQPVNLSAADLAQASTGIQTDTRLIKPGEVFVALRGEKFDGHEFVATAIAQGAIAAIVDFNYENSTLPVLKVNNTLEAYQKIGRWWRDRFHIPVIGVTGSVGKTTTKELIAAVLGTQGKVHKTFGNFNNEIGVPKTLLQLNAEHDYAVIEMAMRGRGQIAELTQIAHPTIGVITNVGTAHIELLGSEEAIAEAKCELLAEMPQNSVAILNHDNPLLLTTAKKFWQREVLTYGFSGGDIQGILIDNDTIEVAGIQLPLPLPGRHNATNFLAALAVAKVLGIDWTSLRDGVTVNMPTGRSQRFNLPNDVVILDETYNAAPEAMLAALQLLADTPGKRKIAVLGAMKELGERSPQLHQRVGETVRDLKLDGLLVLVDGQDAQAIVKSAEGIPSECFSAHADLIERLKTFMQPGDRLLFKAAHSLGLDRVVNELLRD